A region from the Dietzia lutea genome encodes:
- a CDS encoding neutral/alkaline non-lysosomal ceramidase C-terminal domain-containing protein: MRVHDDGDWSTIIVFEGLLTVTNALITWDIPPGTPAGEYRVVYTASGRGLDGRLFPVRGESRAFDVR, translated from the coding sequence GTGCGGGTCCACGACGACGGCGACTGGTCCACGATAATCGTGTTCGAGGGTCTGCTCACCGTCACCAACGCACTCATCACGTGGGACATCCCGCCGGGCACCCCGGCCGGCGAGTACCGGGTCGTGTACACCGCGTCGGGCCGCGGGCTCGACGGCCGCCTGTTCCCGGTTCGGGGGGAGAGCCGGGCCTTCGACGTGCGCTGA